The following proteins are co-located in the Halococcus salsus genome:
- a CDS encoding HAD family hydrolase, translated as MTELRAVLFDMDGVIVDSERYWAEYEEERILPAAEVSGLDPGEITGMNYKEIAEYLTENYDAAVGTDELQEIYEECAAELYTERADLMDGFRDLCGTLRDRGVRTAIVTSSPPEWIEMVRERFDLAGFDATVSAEVIDGPGKPEPHIYRHAAEAVGVDPADCVAVEDSTNGVASATAAGTTCIGYRGGSDRTLDLSAADVVVDGPQELRAELLAR; from the coding sequence ATGACCGAACTCCGCGCGGTGCTGTTCGACATGGACGGCGTCATCGTCGACTCCGAACGCTACTGGGCCGAGTACGAGGAGGAGCGGATCCTTCCCGCGGCGGAGGTCTCGGGGCTCGATCCCGGCGAGATCACCGGGATGAACTATAAGGAGATCGCCGAGTACCTCACCGAGAACTACGACGCGGCGGTCGGCACGGACGAACTCCAGGAGATCTACGAGGAGTGCGCCGCGGAGCTCTACACCGAACGCGCCGACCTCATGGACGGCTTTCGCGACCTCTGTGGCACGCTCCGGGACCGCGGGGTTCGGACCGCGATCGTGACCTCCTCGCCGCCCGAGTGGATCGAGATGGTCCGCGAGCGCTTCGACCTCGCGGGCTTCGACGCGACGGTCTCGGCCGAGGTGATCGACGGCCCCGGCAAACCCGAGCCCCACATCTACCGCCACGCTGCCGAGGCGGTGGGCGTCGACCCCGCCGACTGTGTCGCGGTCGAGGACTCGACCAACGGGGTCGCCTCGGCCACGGCCGCCGGGACGACCTGCATCGGCTATCGCGGCGGGAGCGACCGGACCCTCGACCTCTCGGCGGCGGACGTGGTGGTCGATGGGCCGCAGGAACTCAGAGCCGAACTGCTAGCCCGATAA